A DNA window from Delphinus delphis chromosome 6, mDelDel1.2, whole genome shotgun sequence contains the following coding sequences:
- the LOC132427709 gene encoding LOW QUALITY PROTEIN: spermatogenesis-associated protein 31A3-like (The sequence of the model RefSeq protein was modified relative to this genomic sequence to represent the inferred CDS: inserted 7 bases in 4 codons; substituted 3 bases at 3 genomic stop codons) translates to MVMPATGPGDSGIIFTRPLAQIHRACRDCLEELEGTHNLVSLLQSCLGRLPGKGNFQQLSCQDPPGEMCKAVPAGAHQPCREPVEDTAPATSLLVPLTKCHLHLASSISPGPTTSSVSVHSHTSLSASQSPELFLPLDSLSPLPLALSSPTSCLPDSXACPLTASSALPPPDSILTLTXCDSSMVLPLGTVPQRMSPHTPWSSSIILAISGLGHSSCPISALSWWQAATKSWCLSTSSQSKSQKKHLSHNPPEASFCVGPTDRQIELSTPPLLNSDDQNLLEIQVTNRVEIKIRKEKENNGSHLKQVSPNCHQNSLGNMLKSLGTEQNTTTPKXFWSIKDKPEQLPCLQQFSYPKVLGDHLQQKYNQFFWRLPSLHSESLVATAWISESFSAPQSPYFLFNGISNACPVQMQAKISPLLFQFQPLSHLEFQSRPFIPTIPQFQPPLLAQVQTQAHLKSSLPILPPSSLPQIRACGAPCPTAQNKVQFLTPTGIQHSEWSLLQKQLENGWTLSSVVKRSQELFSVFTSNIPEDSWVASILPENFPISPELQKQLKEHFQKWLIQHRWELPQRIQEPLEIRQLQGELPGTCQAKDKHGPSQPSLFTGESNKDAQKVGFRLSQELGKGLGHILGKIPKDLSRSSESSLVKFKEVNSEESKSDLRLLRSDSGIDLLRSLDKNLENILKDHLGKKLGQINEGLIPVNVHQSCLVLEHASPKSNIHMETRNLXKGWEPCMNTSXRVSFLDPDTREVLEAHIIRFLVKHRWTLPLKVLKPLNLXVEKVSTLHHSAVCLFPSATCVSGSHSTVKFAEFLGKPPQANSGEEVITGESVPTLMRPLLVPSLVCEPCLNMEVASKFKSKVKVQSDNQLQDFPKHMFLAADNLASQVPQCHPQRVPTSDRLASQEPSGLMEAQRSNLGHQEPKTXQDSWKSQSKMIAPTYKREDCRKHKPGEHEEGFKELGTSQAGSMSHPAQPISATAQSHRSVISRSILKSETAEGQALMTAVGQILEEKIAIHHGLRATKLNEHKQEFQAPVCGCFCYHRLTSYPEQGRMMGYIACSHQATSKGQSCSIREREVRHQHSLKSVRFDDEQLGLMCLPSSPSKKSLFPVSTCQYGPRIPGTPAHHQHCPRHCHLWGGVLPGQQ, encoded by the exons CTTGCAGAGATTGCCTGGAAGAACTGGAGGGGACTCACAACCTGGTTTCACTTCTGCAAAG CtgcctgggaaggcttcctggcaAGGGCAACTTTCAACAGCTCTCATGTCAAGACCCTCCTGGTGAGATGTGCAAAGCAGTGCCTGCTGGAGCCCACCAGCCATGCAGGGAGCCTGTGGAAGATACTGCTCCTGCCACATCCCTATTGGTTCCTCTTACCAAGTGCCATCTACATCTGGCCTCTTCCATTTCTCCAGGCCCAACGACCTCCTCAGTTTCTGTTCATTCACATACATCCCTGAGTGCCTCTCAGTCACCAGAGCTTTTTCTTCCACTGGATAGCCTTTCACCCCTGCCACTTGCTCTTTCCTCTCCCACATCATGTCTGCCTGATTCATAGGCCTGCCCTCTGACAGCCTCCTCTGCCCTACCACCACCAGACTCAATTCTGACTCTTACTTAGTGTGACTCTTCAATGGTACTACCACTGGGCACTGTCCCACAGAGGATGTCTCCACATACTCCTTGGTCATCTTCCATCATCCTAGCCATCTCAGGCCTTGGCCACTCAAGCTGTCCAATTTCAGCCCTGTCCTGGTGGCAGGCAGCTACCAAATCCTGGTGCCTATCAACCTCATCACAGAGCAAGTCCCAAAAAAAGCACCTTTCCCACAACCCACCAGAGGCCTCATTCTGTGTAGGCcccacagacagacagatagagcTGAGTACCCCTCCTTTGCTCAACTCTGATGACCAGAACCTCCTGGAGATACAAGTCACAAACAGAGTTGAGATCAAGATtcggaaggaaaaagaaaacaatggatcACATCTAAAACAAGTGAGCCCAAACTGCCACCAGAATTCTTTGGGGAATATGCTGAAATCACTAGGTACTGAGCAGAACACTACAACCCCCA TTTTCTGGAGCATAAAAGACAAACCAGAGCAGCTGCCTTGTCTTCAGCAGTTCTCATATCCCAAGGTCTTGGGGGACCATCTACAGCAGAAATATAACCAGTTTTTCTGGCGTCTCCCTTCTCTGCACAGTGAATCCTTGGTGGCTACTGCCTGGATCTCCGAGAGCTTTTCAGCACCACAGTCTCCTTATTTCTTATTCAATGGAATTTCGAATGCCTGCCCAGTTCAAATGCAAGCTAAAATATCTCCACTGCTTTTCCAGTTCCAACCCCTGTCCCATCTAGAGTTCCAATCTCGACCCTTTATTCCAACAATACCTCAATTCCAGCCTCCACTTCTGGCTCAGGTCCAAACCCAGGCACATCTCAAATCCTCTCTCCCAATCCTACCACCTTCTTCTCTaccccagattagggcctgtggAGCACCTTGCCCTACAGCCCAGAATAAGGTACAATTTCTTACCCCAACTGGGATTCAACATTCAGAATGGTCCTTGTTGCAGAAGCAACTAGAAAATGGGTGGACTTTATCTTCTGTAGTCAAAAGATCTCAGGAACTCTTTAGTGTCTTCACTTCCAACATTCCTGAGGACAGCTGGGTTGCCTCCATCCTTCCTGAGAATTTTCCAATCAGTCCTGAGCTCCAGAAGCAACTGAAAGAACACTTCCAAAAGTGGCTCATCCAACACCGGTGGGAGCTGCCACAAAGGATCCAAGAGCCTTTAGAGATAAGGCAGCTTCAGGGAGAATTACCAGGGACATGCCAGGCAAAGGACAAGCATGGACCCTCACAGCCCTCTTTGTTTACAGGTGAAAGCAACAAGGATGCACAGAAGGTGGGGTTCCGGCTAAGTCAGGAACTGGGCAAGGGCCTGGGACATATTCTGGGGAAGATCCCAAAAGATCTCTCCAGAAGCTCAGAAAGCTCCCTAGTGAAGTTTAAGGAGGTGAACTCTGAGGAGTCAAAAAGTGACTTGAGGCTCTTGAGGAGTGACTCAGGAATTGATTTACTAAGGAGCTTAGACAAGAatctagaaaacattttgaaagaccATTTGGGCAAAAAGTTGGGGCAGATCAATGAGGGTTTGATTCCTGTGAATGTGCATCAATCCTGCCTTGTCCTCGAGCATGCTTCTCCCAAGTCCAATATTCACATGGAAACCAGAAATCT GAAGGGTTGGGAACCCTGTATGAACACCTCCTGAAGGGTTTCCTTCCTTGATCCAGACACTCGAGAGGTGCTGGAAGCACATATTATAAGGTTTTTGGTAAAGCACAGGTGGACCCTACCCCTCAAGGTCCTCAAGCCCCTAAATCT AGTTGAAAAAGTTTCAACCCTCCACCATTCTGCAGTTTGCCTTTTCCCTTCAGCCACCTGTGTATCTGGGTCCCACTCAACAGTCAAGTTTGCTGAGTTCCTGGGAAAACCTCCTCAGGCTAATTCAGGAGAGGAGGTGATAACAGGAGAGTCAGTTCCTACCCTGATGAGGCCTCTCCTTGTCCCCTCACTTGTGT GTGAGCCATGCCTTAACATGGAGGTTGCTAGTAAGTTTAAGTCCAAAGTAAAGGTACAATCAGACAACCAGCTTCAGGACTTTCCCAAACACATGTTCCTTGCTGCAGACAACTTGGCTTCTCAGGTGCCTCAGTGCCATCCCCAGAGAGTCCCCACCAGCGACAGGTTAGCTTCCCAGGAGCCAAGTGGTCTTATGGAAGCCCAAAGGAGCAACCTAGGGCATCAGGAGCCCAAAAC TCAGGACTCATGGAAGAGCCAGAGCAAGATGATTGCCCCTACTTACAAAAGAGAGGACTGTAGGAAGCATAAACCAGGAGAGCATGAAGAAGGGTTTAAAGAATTAGGGACCTCTCAAGCTGGAAGTATGAGCCACCCTGCCCAG CCCATATCAGCCACTGCCCAGAGTCACAGATCAGTCATAAGCAGATCAATCTTGAAGAGTGAGACTGCTGAGGGTCAGGCACTCATGACAGCTGTTGGACAGatcctagaagaaaaaatagcaatTCACCATGGACTTCGTGCCACAAAGTTAAATGAACACAAACAGGAATTCCAAGCCCCAGTATGTGGGTGTTTCTGCTACCATAGGCTTACCTCCTACCCAGAGCAAGGGAGAATGATGGGTTATATAGCCTGCAGTCATCAAGCCACCTCCAAGGGCCAGAGTTGTTCTATCAGGGAAAGGGAAGTCAGACACCAACATAGTTTGAAAAGTGTAAGATTCGACGATGAGCAGCTGGGCCTAATGTGCCTCCCATCCTCGCCCTCCAAGAAGAGTCTGTTTCCAGTTAGTACCTGTCAGTATGGGCCAAGGATTCCAGGTACCCCAGCCCACCATCAACACTGTCCAAGGCACTGTCATCTTTGGGGAGGTGTCTTGCCTGGTCAACAGTAA